A genomic segment from Acidobacteriota bacterium encodes:
- a CDS encoding transposase encodes MLNTEGNTRAGDDGGTRRRARRWSEAEKRRIVAESYASGATVSAVARRHDMNANLLSDWRRQFREAGGEARSSAFVPVVVAPSAEVISDDGGAAASDGRMEIVLDGRLRVVVDATVNAPALARVLAVLEPR; translated from the coding sequence ATGTTGAATACGGAAGGGAATACGAGGGCCGGGGACGACGGTGGGACACGTCGTCGAGCGCGACGGTGGAGCGAAGCCGAGAAGCGTCGGATCGTTGCGGAGAGCTATGCGTCCGGCGCGACGGTGTCGGCGGTGGCGAGACGCCACGACATGAACGCCAATCTGTTGTCCGACTGGCGGCGCCAGTTTCGCGAGGCGGGTGGCGAGGCCCGCTCCAGCGCCTTCGTTCCGGTGGTCGTCGCGCCGTCCGCCGAGGTGATTTCGGACGATGGCGGCGCTGCGGCGTCGGACGGGCGGATGGAGATTGTGCTGGACGGTCGCTTGCGGGTGGTTGTCGACGCGACGGTCAATGCCCCGGCGCTGGCCCGGGTTCTGGCGGTTCTCGAACCCCGATGA
- the tnpB gene encoding IS66 family insertion sequence element accessory protein TnpB (TnpB, as the term is used for proteins encoded by IS66 family insertion elements, is considered an accessory protein, since TnpC, encoded by a neighboring gene, is a DDE family transposase.): MIPVPAGVRVWLATGVTDMRRGMNTLSLQVQEGLGRDPHAGDLYVFRGRRGDLVKILWFDGLGISLYAKRLERGRFPWPSTGDGALSISAAQLGYLLEGIDWRNPVRTWRPSRAG; encoded by the coding sequence ATGATCCCGGTTCCGGCCGGTGTCCGGGTCTGGCTGGCGACGGGCGTGACAGACATGCGGCGCGGCATGAACACCCTGTCCCTCCAGGTCCAGGAGGGTCTTGGGCGCGACCCCCATGCGGGGGACCTCTATGTGTTCCGCGGCCGTCGAGGCGACCTCGTCAAGATTTTGTGGTTCGACGGTCTCGGGATATCGCTCTACGCCAAGCGCCTGGAGCGCGGCCGGTTCCCGTGGCCATCGACTGGCGACGGTGCGTTGTCGATCAGCGCCGCCCAGCTCGGCTACCTGCTCGAGGGGATCGATTGGCGCAACCCGGTGCGGACCTGGCGGCCGTCGCGGGCGGGCTGA